CTGCTTCATTTGTTTAACGGCAAGCTTGAGAGGCGGCAATCAGCCGCCTGTCACGCTCATGTGGCGTGAAACGGCCGGCTGTTTTGACCTCCGGTCGATGACGAAATCATGGCCCTTGGGTTTGCGCCCGATGGCCTCGTCAATGGCTTCGTTCAGGACTTCGTTGCCTTCAGATGCGCGCAGCGGAGCGCGCAGATCCGCCATGTCGTCCTGCCCGAGGCACATGTAAAGCTGCCCGGTGCAGGTGACGCGCACACGGTTGCAGCTTTCGCAGAAATTATGCGTCAGCGGCGTGATGAAGCCCAGGCGGCCGCCGGTTTCCTCGATCGTCACATACCGCGCCGGCCCGCCCGTCTTGTAGGGGATGTCCGTCAGCGTGAATTGCTCCGAAAGCCGTTGGCGCACCGTTGAGAGCGGCAGATACTGGTCCGTCCGGTCGCCGTCGATCTCACCGAGCGGCATTGTTTCGATCAGGGTCAGATCATGACCCTCGCCATGACACCATTCCAGCATCTCGACGATTTCGTGCTCGTTGACGTCCTTGAGGGCCACCATGTTGATCTTGACCTTCAGACCGGCAGCGGTTGCTGCGCGAATGCCGCCGAGCACCTTTTCAAGATCGCCCCAGCGGGTCACGGCCTTGAATTTCTGCGCATTGAGCGTGTCGATCGAGACATTGATGCGGCGGACACCGCAATCGTAGAGCTCCGTCGCGTAGCGGGCGAGCTGTGATCCGTTTGTGGTGATCGTCAACTCTTCGAGAGCCCCGTTGTCGAGATGACGTCCCAGGCTCCGGATCAGGCTCATGATGTTCTTGCGCACCAGCGGTTCGCCGCCCGTCAGACGCAGCTTGCGCACGCCTTTTTCGATGAATGCGGAGCAAAGCCGGTCAAGTTCTTCGAGGCTCAAGACTTCCCGCTTGGGAAGAAAGGTCATGTCCTCCGCCATGCAATAAACGCATCTGAAGTCGCAGCGATCGGTCACAGAAACACGCAGGTAGGTGACGGCTCGGCCGAAGGGATCAATCATAGGAGATGTCGGGCCCGGGGCATCGGCCGAATTGGTAGGAACGACAATTTTCCCGTCTGTCACGCTTTTCTCTCCCATGCGTACATTTTTATTGACCACATCATATGGCGCGCCGCCAGACAATAGCAATGGAAACCGCCATGCCTGAGGACACTCCCGACGACAGGTAAACTTGAGAGTGTAGTTTTGTCAATCGGACGCTTCAGGTCTTCTCGTCGCGGTTTGCATCGAGAAGGGTCCGGATTTCGGCAAGGGCAGGGACTAGTTCGCGGATCTTGTCCTCCGGATACTGCTTCCGGAAGACGTCTATATCGGGATCGATCGACTTGACGGCGGCGTCGCGGAACAGCCGGCCGGCATCCGTCAACCACACGGTCTTGCTGCGGCCGTCATCAGGATTCGGACGGATCTCGACAAAGCCGTGCTCCACCAGGCCGCCCAGTGTGTGGGTCATTGTGGTTTTCGGGACCTGAAACGCCCTGGCGAGCGCGAGCGGGGTCTGACCGTTCTTGACCCGGATGAGGTGATTGACGACGCTGAAATGCGGAAGGGTCAAACCCTTGGGCAAACGCGCCTCCAGAGCTGTTCGGCTGAGCTGCGCGATTATCCCGATTTCGTTGAAGAACGCGAAAAACAGCGTTCGGGTGTCGTTATCCATTCATGATCCGTGTTTCGAGCGGCCAGCGCGGCGAGGGAGGCGTTGCTGGACCGTAACCCAATCTGCCCAGCATCTGAACCGTTTCCCCCGGTTTGGCAAGGAGTTCATGCGCCCTCCGATAATGTGGCGTCATTTCCTCGAATTCCTGCAGCGCCTGGCTCACCGGGTGCAGTGCGAGCCCCAGTCTTGTGGTTTCCAGGTTCAGGCGCAGCCAGCGCCTCCCGGCGTCGATCTGGTCTCTCCGGGCATTTGACCGGGTTGTCTGGACGACATAGGCCGGTGTTGCAGCCAGCATTTCGCGATAGATCTTCACACCCTCCTGAAACCCGGTCGAGGCCGGGTCGAGCTGATCCTTCCGGTTCAAAACGCCGGCGAGCATCAGCGTTTCAAGAAAGGGACCGCCCAGATCGATACCATCCGGATTGGCATTGATTTCGGATTTGCCGAACCGCATCAGGTCGACGCTTTCCTTAAGCGTTCTGTGGGTCTGCATCTCGGTGAGCCAGGCGTTCCAGGTGAGATCCCTGATCTGAGCCACCTGCGCCGTGTCGGTTATGACGGCGCCGAACGGATCAAGTGCCGCGATCATGCTTTCCGGGACGGCCTTGTCCTGAAACGGCTCCTTGCAGGTCCGCCTTGCCAGGATCTGGTTCGCCAGGGGATCAACGTCGCTGCCGGCTCGCAGCGAAACGCGGGCGACCGGACCGGCTTCGCCATCCGGGAACAGCACAATATCGGCTGCGCGGTTCTTCAGCGTGGCAGCGACGGACATCAGCTCCAGAAAACACCCCAGACCGATGAAAATCTGACGGTGAAAAGGATCGGTATGCGGCAGATCCCGGGTCTCGTCCCGATGCAGAAGAAAGTCTTCGTGTCCCTGGAGTTCAAGAAGCCAGGGTTGCCTGTTGTGCGGGTTGGGCGCCAGCAATGCATGGGACAGTGCGAACAGCCTCGGGTCCTCATAGGTGCCGGCAGTGTCCCAGGGGGCGAGTGCCTTTTCAGGTATACGCGTTGCCAGGAAGGTGCCGGCGGACGCGGTGGCCGCAACCACCGCGCCGCCACCGAGAATTGCAAGTGTCTTTCTGCGTGTCAGGGTCATCATTTTCTCCATTAGTACGATGTCGTACTAGATAGTGCGAAATCGTACCAAAGCAAGAAAGCTGTAAAAAATTTCGGGGTTTTTTGTGCTGAGACTTGTAATGACACTAAAAGGTGTTATTTAAAGTGACACCGAAAGGTGTTGTGTATGGAGGTGCAGATGCGAATGACGAAATGCCTGGGAGCGGTTGCCGTCTCCCTTTTTGCAAGTGCTCCGGTTCTCGGGGCCGGTGAGGCTGAGATCAAGCTGAGAGCTCAGCCGGACCTTGCTTGGCAAACGACTGCCGAGGGCGTCGCCTTCGCGCCGCTGAAAGGGGACCGTTTCGAGGAAAGCTACATGGCGATGGTGCGGTTGCCGGCCGGTCTCGTCAGTCCGGTCCACACCAAGAGTGCGGGAATGTTCGGCCTCGTGGTTGCCGGTGAAATGGTTCACGTAGCCGCCGACGGGACAGACGCGGCGGAAAACGTCCTGAAAAGCGGCGACTATTATGAAATCCCCGCCGGACTGCCACACCTGAGCAAATGCGTTTCGCAGGTCGATTGTGTCACGTTTCTGTACCAGGACGGTCCGTTCGACTTCCTGCCGGTTGGGGAGGAACGCTGATGAACACGGGACCGCAACCTGTTTTCCGGGCGCTTTCCGATCCGACCCGGCGCGAGATCCTGTTGCATTTGAGCCGGGAAAGCCTCGCGATCTCCGAAATTTCGGAAAGGTTCGGCATCACACGGACCGCAATCAACAAGCATCTGGCGATCCTCGAGGAAGGCGGTCTCGTCAGAAGTGAAACGATCGGACGGGAGCGCAGGAAGAGCCTCTCTCCGGAGCCTCTGAGATCGGCGTTTGAATGGCTCGGGTTCTTCGAACAGTTCTGGGACCGGAAACTTGCCGATCTGCAGCGTGAAATCGCCAGGGACATGAAGGAACAGGAAGGAAAACCGAAATGACTGCGACCACGATTACCAAGACGATATTCCTGAACGCGCCGCGCGAACATGTCTGGTCATTCCTGACCGAGAAGGACAAGCTTGCACGCTGGTTCCATCCGGCGGAAGAAGACCTGCAGGAAGGCGCGGATTACACGCTGCTCGACCAGCATGGTGACATGAGCAGGATCTGCTGGGGCAGGGTTCTCGAAATGAAACCGCACGAACGCCTTGTCTACACCTTCACTGTCAAACCGTTGAACGGGGCCATGACCACCGTCCACTGGACGCTGGAGGACGCTGCTGGCGGAACGCGCCTGACGCTTGTCCACGAAGGCATCGAACAGGCGGCCGGAGAAGCCGCCTTCATGATGCTGAGCGCGCTCGATACGGGCTGGGACGAGCATTTCGGGCGGTTCCGCACCCAGGTTCGCGAACCTGTTCCTGCGTAACTGGCGAAGTGATGTCGGCGGCCGGCGGAAATTGCCGGCCGCACCGTTGATCCAGTCGCGGTCATGGACGTATCTGGAACAGTCAACATATTAGAGGCATCATGACGACACTTGTTTGGTTCCGGCAGGACCTGAGAACGGCAGACAACCCGGCGCTCCATGAAGCGGTCAAAAACGGACCGGTTCTGCCTGTGTTCGTGCTGGAGGATCCGGCACAGACCGGTGAGACCCATCCGCTCGGGGGGGCCAGCAAATGGTGGCTTCATCACAGCCTTGAAAACCTCGCACGGAACCTGCCGGGTCTGATTGTATGCAGGGGCGACGCGCGCCACCTCATTCCGCAGATCGCACGGGAGAGCGGGGTTCGCGCGGTCTACTGGAACCGTTGCTACGAGCCGCAGGCGATCGAGCGCGACACGGAAATCAAGGCCCTCCTGAAGGACGGCGGTTTCGAGGTCCAGAGCTTCAAGGCATCGCTTCTGTTCGAACCATGGGAACTCGCCAACAAGGCCGGGGGTTCCTTCAAGGTCTATTCGCCGTTCTGGAAAACGGCGCAGCAGCGGCAGGTGAACGCACCGCTGCCCGCACCAAAAGACGTGACCTTCGTGGACAGCGCGCATGGCGAAGCCCTTGAAAACCTCGGGCTGCTGCCGTCAAGGCCGAATTGGGCAGCGGGATGGGATCGTCTGTGGCAACCCGGAGAAGACGGCGCGTCGGAGCGCCTGAAAGCGTTTCTGGCGGAAGGCCTTCAAGGCTACGGCGAGCTTCGCAACCGGCCGGATTTGCCGAATGTATCCAGGCTGTCCCCCCATCTGCATTTCGGCGACATCTCTCCGCGGCAAATCTGGAACGAAACCTGGAAGACGATCGATGCCGAGGACGGACACCGCAAGGACGGTCACAAGTTCCTGTCGGAGATCGCCTGGCGCGAATTTTCCTATCATCTCCTCTATCACTTTCCGGAGCTGCCGCAGGCAAACTGGCGCCCTTCGTTCGACGCCTATCCCTGGCGGGACTCTCCGGAAGATATCCAACGCTGGCAGAAAGGTGAAACCGGCTATCCGATCGTCGATGCGGGCATGCGTGAACTCTGGCGCACCGGGTACATGCACAACCGCGTCCGGATGATCGTCGCGAGTTTCCTGGTCAAGCACCTTCGTTTGCACTGGCGCCACGGCGAAGCGTGGTTCCGCGACACGCTGCTCGATGCGGACCTTGCCAACAATTCCGCCAGCTGGCAGTGGGTGACCGGATCCGGGGCCGATGCGGCACCTTATTTCAGGATCTTCAATCCGATCACGCAGGGCAGGAAATTCGATCCGGACGGTACCTACGTGAAGACCTGGGTACCGGAATTGAAAGGCTTGGAGACGGACTATCTGTTCGAGCCGTTCAGCGCGCCCAAATCCGAACTGGAACGGGCAGGCATTGTGCTCGGCAGGGACTATCCCTTGCCGATTGTCGATCACGCGGCGGCACGGCAGGCGGCGCTGGACGGATATGAAGCGGTGAAGCTGGCCGGTCAAAACGCCGCTTGACGCCTCGACTGTGCGCAGTATCGTCCCGGCACACCTGAAAACTCAAATGCTCCGGAAGAAAATCAATGGCGGACGAGTCCACTCCCTGGCCGACAGAACTGCGGGTCGCAAGCGACAGGAAATCGCTGAAGGTTGCGTTCGACAATGGTTCTGCCCATGACCTGTCCGCTGAATATCTGAGGGTCTGCTCACCCTCTGCGGAGGTCAAGGGGCATGCGCCGTCGCAAAAGCAGACGGTTCCCGGCAAGCGCAATGTCGAGATCATCAAGGTCGAACCGGTCGGCAATTACGCCGTTCGCATCCATTTCGACGACATGCATAGTTCGGGCATCTATTCATGGCGCTATTTGCTGGATCTCGGCGAGCGGCCGCAGAACCACTGGGGCGTCTACCTGCAGGAACTGGCGCAAAAGGGCCTCAGCCGGGACATCTAGAGCATTTTCCGACCAATTTGGATCATTTGATGAGGATATCCGGTTCACTCGGCCAGGCGGGTCACGAAGCGCGATGCGGTGCATCGTGCAAGTGGCTCAACGCCGCCGATGGGCCGGATATTCTCACCCGTTGTGGAACGCATTCAAGCGACAATCGTCAAGACCGGCCGGGCCCTTTTCCGCTCTGGCATCGTTGGTCCACCCTAGTCACCTGAATCTGAAGTTCGACCAATTTTGCAGCGGGCTTCGAACGAACTTTAGATTCAAGAAGGTGACTAGCAAGTCTATGTTTCTAGTGCGGTTCACGAATTTGAAGTTCGCTTCGGAGACTGCTGCAGCAATGATGCGAACTTCAAATTCACCGCACTAGTGGTGGGAGACACCGCGGCGGGCGAACCGTCTCGCCAGCGCGAAAAAGGGCCTCGGTCAAATGACCCAAATTGGTCGGAAAATGCTCTAGATCCGGATTACCCTCCCTGATGGCGCGAATCGGTTAGACTGGCGGAAGGCTGACCCCGAGCCTTCCCCCTCCGACCGGAGAAGCAGCTGACCTGCAGGGCATCTAGAGCCCTTTTGAATGATACTATCTTCAAATAAGGCTCTATACCCCATTGGCTTGACGCGCGCGCATGAGGAGGGATTGCGGAACGGCGCAAACAGGATTTCGCCAATGAAGTTGTCCGCTCCGGTCTATCGCCTCAGGCGCACGGCCAGAAACCTTTCCAGACGCGAAAACATTTCTCTTTCCAAGGCGCTTGACCGCATCGCAAATGCGGAAGGTTTCAGCAGTTGGAACCGTTTGGTCTCTGTCTACGGAAAACGTGCGCCATCAGCGCGCCTGCTGGAGGTTCTTCAACCGGGTGAATTGATGCTGCTGGCCGCACGGCCCGGGCATGGAAAGACACGTTTGGGTCTCGATCTGTTGTCGGAGGCAGCCAGCCGTGGTTTTTCCTCGGTGTTTTTCTCTTCGGAGTTTTCCGAAAAAAGGCTGTTGCAGCTTGGTCCGGCGATCTGGCATCCCGGGCCGGGACGTGACAGGTTTGAAGCCGTGCTCACGGATACGCTGAACGCGAACACTGTCATGGATTGTCTTTCGGGAAACGCCGGTGGTGTGGTCGCTGTCGTCGACTATCTGCAGGTTCTGGACCAGAACCGCGCGGCACCCGAACTGTCTGACCAGGTCGAAATGCTCAAAGGGTTTGCAGCCACCAGGGACATGCGGCTGGTGGTCCTGTCACAGGTTCACCGATCCTATGACCCGGCAGACAAGGCTCTCCCGGACTGGACGGACGTCAGGCTGCCCAACCCCGTCGACCTGTCGATGTTCGACCGGGGCTGCTTTCTGCATGGCGGCAAGCTGGCCGTTCACCCGGGACCCGGATGACACGGGAAGCCGGGAAAGCTGACGAGGGCACGAAAAAAAGGCCGGCTCACAAGATCCGGCCTTCTCTTAAACGAGCTGTGATCGATGCTTAGCGCTTGACCACGATCTTGGAGCCGACGCTGACGTTCTTGTAGAGGTGGATCACGTCTTCGTTCGCCATGCGGATGCAGCCTGAAGAAACTTCAGAACCGATTGTCCACGGCTCGGTGGTTCCATGAATGCGGTACAGGGTCGAACCGATGTACAGTGCGCGCGCGCCCATCGGATTGTTGGGGCCGCCCGGCATGTAGGTCGGCAGGATCCGGCCCTTCTTGCGCTCACGCGCCCGCATCTGCGCCGGCGGTGTCCAGCTCGGCCATTCGGCCTTGCGGGTCACGCGGTGCGTGCCGGCCCACTGGAAGCCCTGCTTACCGACGCCAACGCCGTATTTCATGGCCTTGCCGTTGGGCAGAACGTGATAGAGGCGGCGTTCGGACGTATCGATCACGATGGTTCCGGGCGTGTACGGTCCGGAATATTTGACCTGCTTGCGCCGCACGGGCGACTTGCCGCCGGGGTGATACTTCGGCGTCACCCAGGTGTTGGTGCTGTGGTCGAAGTAACCGGCGCGAGCCGACACTTCGGCGGGTAACAGGAACGAGCCTGCCAGTATTGCAATCACTGCGTAGAAATAAGTCTTCATATTTATCCCCCTTCAGCGCCTGCCCACGTCAGAGCGCGCATCACATCGAAGGTTACGTTAGGAAAATCTCCTTGCCGCACTATTAACAATCATGGCCTAATTTTGATCGGAAGGGAATCTCACGATGATGTGAGGAGGCGGCCGGTCGATCAAATGTGCCGAAATTGCAACGCAAATTTCGCTCAATAAGGGTGTATTAGTGACTATGCTCCTAAAAGTCGTATCACTTTCTTCAGTTTGTCAGTGATCGGCCTCGATTATTGACCTGAGGGAAATGAAGAGATGTGCGTGGAAATGACGGCGCTGTCGGTCAGATCATGAACGGTACGGCCTGATTCCGTGTTCCGGGGTCAATGCGCGCAATGCGCTGCCGAGACCTTGTCGAATTCCTGCTCGCCCAGATCGCTTTCACTGATCATGAAATCGAACTCGCCACCGTCGCCGATGGTCATCTCGGCGCCCCAGTCACTGAACAGCTGCAGGAGCAACTGCTCCGGACTGTCATGGGCCATGTTGAACTGGACGGAGGAGAGGTGCCCGAACATCTGGTGGTAGCAGTTGCCGGACCGGGCGCCCGGAAACTCGGGGCACTGGACACCGTCGGCATCCTTCAGGAACACGGGATGCCTGTCTGCTGCGGCGACATAGACCAGCTCCGGAATATGTTTTGCAAGCTCCCGATCGGCCCCCGATTCCGTCACCAGCCGGTGCATCGCCCGTTCGATGTCCGACTTCAGATAGGTGCTGTATCTCTTGTCGGCCGCCTGGGTCAGAAAGTCGTTGAGGTCTTCGATGAAGGCCTCGATCGCGCGCTGTTCGATGGCAGTTTCGTGAGATCTGTCCGCCTGCAGTTGCCAGTCTGCGAAACAGGCTTCAAACCCGGTTTCCTCCAGTTTGGCCGCGTGCCGGTTGCGCAGGATACGGCAGATCAGGCCGATGCCTC
This region of uncultured Roseibium sp. genomic DNA includes:
- the moaA gene encoding GTP 3',8-cyclase MoaA encodes the protein MIDPFGRAVTYLRVSVTDRCDFRCVYCMAEDMTFLPKREVLSLEELDRLCSAFIEKGVRKLRLTGGEPLVRKNIMSLIRSLGRHLDNGALEELTITTNGSQLARYATELYDCGVRRINVSIDTLNAQKFKAVTRWGDLEKVLGGIRAATAAGLKVKINMVALKDVNEHEIVEMLEWCHGEGHDLTLIETMPLGEIDGDRTDQYLPLSTVRQRLSEQFTLTDIPYKTGGPARYVTIEETGGRLGFITPLTHNFCESCNRVRVTCTGQLYMCLGQDDMADLRAPLRASEGNEVLNEAIDEAIGRKPKGHDFVIDRRSKQPAVSRHMSVTGG
- a CDS encoding MarR family transcriptional regulator — protein: MDNDTRTLFFAFFNEIGIIAQLSRTALEARLPKGLTLPHFSVVNHLIRVKNGQTPLALARAFQVPKTTMTHTLGGLVEHGFVEIRPNPDDGRSKTVWLTDAGRLFRDAAVKSIDPDIDVFRKQYPEDKIRELVPALAEIRTLLDANRDEKT
- a CDS encoding twin-arginine translocation pathway signal protein, whose protein sequence is MTLTRRKTLAILGGGAVVAATASAGTFLATRIPEKALAPWDTAGTYEDPRLFALSHALLAPNPHNRQPWLLELQGHEDFLLHRDETRDLPHTDPFHRQIFIGLGCFLELMSVAATLKNRAADIVLFPDGEAGPVARVSLRAGSDVDPLANQILARRTCKEPFQDKAVPESMIAALDPFGAVITDTAQVAQIRDLTWNAWLTEMQTHRTLKESVDLMRFGKSEINANPDGIDLGGPFLETLMLAGVLNRKDQLDPASTGFQEGVKIYREMLAATPAYVVQTTRSNARRDQIDAGRRWLRLNLETTRLGLALHPVSQALQEFEEMTPHYRRAHELLAKPGETVQMLGRLGYGPATPPSPRWPLETRIMNG
- a CDS encoding cupin domain-containing protein, producing the protein MRMTKCLGAVAVSLFASAPVLGAGEAEIKLRAQPDLAWQTTAEGVAFAPLKGDRFEESYMAMVRLPAGLVSPVHTKSAGMFGLVVAGEMVHVAADGTDAAENVLKSGDYYEIPAGLPHLSKCVSQVDCVTFLYQDGPFDFLPVGEER
- a CDS encoding metalloregulator ArsR/SmtB family transcription factor, which codes for MNTGPQPVFRALSDPTRREILLHLSRESLAISEISERFGITRTAINKHLAILEEGGLVRSETIGRERRKSLSPEPLRSAFEWLGFFEQFWDRKLADLQREIARDMKEQEGKPK
- a CDS encoding SRPBCC domain-containing protein, which encodes MTATTITKTIFLNAPREHVWSFLTEKDKLARWFHPAEEDLQEGADYTLLDQHGDMSRICWGRVLEMKPHERLVYTFTVKPLNGAMTTVHWTLEDAAGGTRLTLVHEGIEQAAGEAAFMMLSALDTGWDEHFGRFRTQVREPVPA
- a CDS encoding deoxyribodipyrimidine photo-lyase, whose protein sequence is MTTLVWFRQDLRTADNPALHEAVKNGPVLPVFVLEDPAQTGETHPLGGASKWWLHHSLENLARNLPGLIVCRGDARHLIPQIARESGVRAVYWNRCYEPQAIERDTEIKALLKDGGFEVQSFKASLLFEPWELANKAGGSFKVYSPFWKTAQQRQVNAPLPAPKDVTFVDSAHGEALENLGLLPSRPNWAAGWDRLWQPGEDGASERLKAFLAEGLQGYGELRNRPDLPNVSRLSPHLHFGDISPRQIWNETWKTIDAEDGHRKDGHKFLSEIAWREFSYHLLYHFPELPQANWRPSFDAYPWRDSPEDIQRWQKGETGYPIVDAGMRELWRTGYMHNRVRMIVASFLVKHLRLHWRHGEAWFRDTLLDADLANNSASWQWVTGSGADAAPYFRIFNPITQGRKFDPDGTYVKTWVPELKGLETDYLFEPFSAPKSELERAGIVLGRDYPLPIVDHAAARQAALDGYEAVKLAGQNAA
- a CDS encoding DUF971 domain-containing protein produces the protein MADESTPWPTELRVASDRKSLKVAFDNGSAHDLSAEYLRVCSPSAEVKGHAPSQKQTVPGKRNVEIIKVEPVGNYAVRIHFDDMHSSGIYSWRYLLDLGERPQNHWGVYLQELAQKGLSRDI
- a CDS encoding DNA helicase; this encodes MKLSAPVYRLRRTARNLSRRENISLSKALDRIANAEGFSSWNRLVSVYGKRAPSARLLEVLQPGELMLLAARPGHGKTRLGLDLLSEAASRGFSSVFFSSEFSEKRLLQLGPAIWHPGPGRDRFEAVLTDTLNANTVMDCLSGNAGGVVAVVDYLQVLDQNRAAPELSDQVEMLKGFAATRDMRLVVLSQVHRSYDPADKALPDWTDVRLPNPVDLSMFDRGCFLHGGKLAVHPGPG
- a CDS encoding L,D-transpeptidase, with protein sequence MKTYFYAVIAILAGSFLLPAEVSARAGYFDHSTNTWVTPKYHPGGKSPVRRKQVKYSGPYTPGTIVIDTSERRLYHVLPNGKAMKYGVGVGKQGFQWAGTHRVTRKAEWPSWTPPAQMRARERKKGRILPTYMPGGPNNPMGARALYIGSTLYRIHGTTEPWTIGSEVSSGCIRMANEDVIHLYKNVSVGSKIVVKR